A part of Candidatus Hydrogenedens sp. genomic DNA contains:
- a CDS encoding TIGR03663 family protein — MYKKKIPKYLFLLFYILFLFSVLVSRFYGISIRPMHCDEANQAYKAGILLEKGLYKYDPHEHHGPLLYYATLPIFYFYGVHQFRETNETMFRIVPVLFSILIFLSLLPMKKYVGLIAFLVSSILLAVSHAFFFYSRYYVHETLFVLFSSLFIFSLWGYISKPNILSAILTGFNLSLAFATKETTLIVLFATSLATVITFVYLIKTSQFMETNSTIFPHVLTWTKILKHIFALFIAFFIPWLLLFSSFFTNKQGLLDFFRAYQTYLFRASGEGSSGIHDKPWWYYLQILTYFNKTVGPIWSEGFIILLCSVGIIISLCFTIGILIKKKCDVREQTLSSFYIFLFVSFFTTFLIFSLIPYKTPWNILFPLLGMIIFAGIGFQALWQKFRKIWARFILSIILLSGIYHLSYQTYQGNFIYFADISNPYVYAHTSTSLVKMMDRIYQLSDILIKENQEPIVFVIDPINDYWPIPWYLRKIDKKGFWSKIPSNIENIPFLIVSPELLQEFDKRLNKPYMKEIYTIRPGVFRYLYIEQPLWDKFIEIQSIRKQ, encoded by the coding sequence ATGTATAAGAAAAAAATCCCAAAATATCTTTTCCTTTTATTCTACATCTTATTTTTATTTTCTGTTCTTGTATCCCGTTTTTACGGAATTTCTATTCGCCCTATGCATTGTGATGAAGCCAATCAAGCTTATAAAGCAGGGATATTATTAGAAAAAGGACTTTATAAATATGACCCTCACGAACATCATGGTCCTTTACTATATTATGCTACATTGCCTATTTTTTATTTTTATGGAGTTCATCAGTTTCGCGAGACAAATGAAACTATGTTCCGTATAGTTCCTGTTCTTTTTAGTATATTAATCTTTTTATCACTTTTACCTATGAAAAAATATGTTGGACTTATTGCTTTTCTCGTATCTTCTATACTTCTTGCGGTATCTCATGCATTCTTCTTCTATAGTCGTTATTATGTCCATGAAACACTTTTCGTTTTATTTTCTTCCCTCTTTATATTTTCATTATGGGGTTATATAAGCAAACCAAATATTCTTTCAGCAATTCTTACAGGTTTTAATCTATCCCTTGCCTTCGCTACAAAAGAAACTACATTAATTGTTCTTTTTGCTACTTCTTTAGCAACTGTAATAACCTTTGTTTACTTAATTAAAACTTCTCAATTTATGGAGACAAATTCTACTATCTTTCCCCATGTGTTAACATGGACAAAAATATTAAAACATATCTTTGCACTCTTTATAGCATTCTTTATCCCCTGGCTTTTATTATTTTCTTCTTTTTTCACGAACAAACAGGGATTATTAGATTTCTTCAGGGCTTATCAGACTTATCTTTTCAGGGCAAGTGGAGAAGGTTCTTCCGGGATTCATGACAAACCCTGGTGGTATTATTTACAAATTTTGACTTACTTTAACAAAACTGTAGGACCTATATGGTCAGAAGGATTTATAATTCTTTTATGTTCTGTCGGAATCATCATTTCGTTATGTTTCACGATTGGAATTCTTATTAAAAAGAAATGCGATGTAAGAGAGCAGACATTATCATCATTTTATATTTTCTTGTTCGTTTCTTTCTTTACAACCTTTCTTATATTTTCCCTCATACCTTATAAAACTCCATGGAATATACTCTTTCCACTCCTGGGTATGATAATATTTGCAGGCATTGGTTTTCAGGCACTTTGGCAAAAATTTAGGAAAATATGGGCTCGTTTTATTTTATCTATTATCCTATTGTCAGGTATATACCATCTATCTTATCAAACATATCAGGGAAACTTTATTTATTTCGCTGATATTTCTAACCCCTATGTATATGCTCATACAAGCACATCCTTAGTCAAAATGATGGACCGTATATATCAATTGTCTGACATACTTATTAAAGAAAATCAAGAACCCATTGTCTTTGTAATTGACCCGATAAATGATTACTGGCCTATCCCATGGTATTTACGGAAAATTGATAAAAAGGGTTTCTGGTCCAAAATACCTTCAAATATTGAGAATATCCCTTTTTTAATAGTATCACCAGAATTACTGCAAGAATTTGACAAGCGATTGAACAAACCTTACATGAAAGAGATATACACAATTCGTCCTGGTGTTTTTCGCTATCTCTATATAGAACAGCCTTTATGGGATAAGTTTATTGAAATTCAATCTATCCGAAAACAATAA
- a CDS encoding class I adenylate-forming enzyme family protein, with the protein MNSEDRKLLWHSVEYWASVKPDSDAVIFEDVHLTWKQMKEKMDLLAEAFVSLGVEKGDRVALLSMACPEFITSFMAASKVGAIWQGISPKFSRDEIYYFLSDSQPKVLLALDHYMNIDLLEMILDFKEKFPFLHEVVIIGDPRGSGLIEYNEFLCRGNEKSKKLLEKRIPEVNENDEVLLMYTSGSTGKPKGVLHTHRAVMCSAKVESQYMFWDSDSRILLHFPINHVAADVEMGYTAIYSGATIVLMDRFLPEGSLIEIEKHRITHLGQVPAMYLMQMSTSKFRSMDWSSLKVMVWGAYAANERMVRTLSELAKKYNFLLLTGYGSTEVCGFTTFASPNDPVELLFSSTGRIVPPYEVKIVDEERKEVPKGRIGEIAFRGPVVMKEYLNNPIATSVVKDNNGWLYTSDLGWVDEQGYLFVCGRKSEMYKTGGENVFPKEIEDVLEMHPSVLMTAVIGVPDSLYGEVGHAFIVPKPGAVIKENELRDYCRRHLAGFKVPRRFDVRPVLPMLANGKIDKMTLRQWIAS; encoded by the coding sequence ATGAACAGTGAGGATAGGAAATTACTCTGGCATAGCGTAGAATACTGGGCAAGTGTAAAGCCAGATAGTGATGCAGTTATCTTTGAAGATGTTCATCTCACATGGAAACAGATGAAAGAAAAGATGGATTTACTTGCTGAGGCTTTCGTATCTCTGGGTGTAGAAAAAGGAGACCGTGTCGCTTTATTATCTATGGCATGTCCAGAATTTATAACATCTTTTATGGCAGCGTCAAAAGTAGGTGCTATATGGCAGGGTATTTCTCCAAAATTTTCAAGAGATGAAATTTATTATTTTCTTTCCGACTCTCAGCCCAAAGTTCTTTTGGCTTTAGACCATTATATGAATATTGATTTACTTGAAATGATACTTGACTTTAAAGAAAAATTCCCATTTTTACATGAAGTCGTTATCATTGGCGACCCCAGAGGAAGTGGACTTATAGAATATAACGAATTTTTATGTAGAGGAAATGAAAAATCAAAAAAACTTTTAGAAAAAAGAATTCCAGAAGTAAATGAAAATGATGAAGTTTTGTTAATGTATACTTCCGGTTCTACGGGTAAGCCCAAGGGTGTATTACATACACATCGAGCAGTAATGTGTAGTGCAAAAGTAGAAAGCCAATATATGTTTTGGGATTCGGATAGCCGTATTTTACTTCATTTCCCTATAAATCATGTAGCTGCAGATGTAGAGATGGGCTATACAGCCATATATAGCGGTGCAACTATTGTGTTAATGGACCGTTTTTTACCAGAGGGTTCTCTTATAGAAATAGAAAAACATCGAATTACTCATCTGGGACAGGTCCCGGCGATGTATTTAATGCAGATGAGTACATCCAAATTCCGTTCGATGGATTGGAGTTCATTGAAGGTTATGGTTTGGGGTGCGTATGCAGCGAATGAACGAATGGTAAGGACACTGTCGGAATTAGCCAAAAAGTATAATTTCTTATTACTGACGGGATATGGTTCAACAGAAGTTTGTGGTTTTACTACCTTTGCCAGTCCTAATGACCCAGTGGAACTTTTATTTAGTTCTACGGGGCGTATTGTTCCTCCGTATGAAGTAAAGATTGTGGATGAAGAACGAAAAGAAGTCCCTAAAGGAAGAATCGGAGAGATTGCTTTTCGGGGTCCCGTAGTTATGAAGGAATATTTAAATAATCCCATCGCAACTTCTGTGGTAAAAGATAACAATGGATGGTTATATACTTCCGATTTAGGTTGGGTAGACGAACAGGGATATTTATTTGTTTGTGGACGCAAGTCTGAAATGTATAAGACAGGAGGCGAGAATGTTTTCCCGAAGGAAATTGAGGATGTTCTGGAAATGCATCCATCTGTATTAATGACGGCTGTGATTGGTGTTCCGGATAGTCTTTACGGGGAGGTGGGACATGCCTTCATTGTTCCAAAACCAGGTGCAGTCATTAAGGAAAATGAACTAAGGGATTATTGTAGAAGACATCTGGCAGGATTTAAAGTACCAAGACGGTTTGATGTTCGTCCCGTTTTACCTATGTTAGCAAATGGCAAGATTGATAAGATGACACTTCGGCAATGGATTGCCTCGTAA
- a CDS encoding MaoC/PaaZ C-terminal domain-containing protein, with the protein MANKLNSLFVGRKSRVFTVDISPREAMKYAAGIYETNPLFYDDRVHPLLVHPMYAVALTWKISSRFDEYWDTAGFPLDVLERQVHYLEELRWSQPLYAGETLQIQGEVKAIVPHLSGTLFWIDYTAKNRKDEIVFVEGLGALLRDIPCEDEGKGKELFFRNVKIDRQNEKTLWEENIVIQPMDPLIYDACSDIHFPIHTSWAFSQKVGLSAPVYQGTATLSQSVRKIFEHGFNPAQSRIEYLYARFSSFVYGGDVLTIRVFKDESNINNNKLCFEIKTPRNDYAIKNGVIIFGG; encoded by the coding sequence ATGGCTAATAAATTAAATTCTTTATTTGTAGGGCGAAAGAGTAGGGTTTTTACGGTAGATATATCTCCCCGAGAAGCAATGAAATATGCTGCGGGTATATATGAAACCAATCCGCTTTTTTATGATGACCGTGTTCATCCTTTATTGGTACATCCGATGTATGCGGTAGCGTTAACATGGAAAATTTCATCTCGATTTGACGAATATTGGGATACTGCAGGGTTTCCTCTGGATGTACTGGAAAGACAGGTTCATTATCTTGAAGAACTTCGCTGGTCTCAACCCCTCTATGCAGGTGAAACTTTGCAAATACAGGGGGAAGTAAAAGCCATTGTCCCTCATTTGTCCGGAACTTTGTTCTGGATAGATTACACCGCGAAGAATAGAAAAGATGAGATTGTCTTTGTTGAAGGATTAGGTGCTTTGTTAAGGGATATTCCATGTGAAGATGAAGGTAAAGGGAAAGAATTGTTTTTTAGAAATGTAAAAATTGATAGACAAAATGAAAAAACTTTATGGGAAGAAAATATTGTTATCCAGCCAATGGACCCTCTTATATATGATGCATGTAGTGATATTCATTTTCCCATTCATACTTCGTGGGCTTTCTCTCAAAAAGTCGGATTGTCAGCTCCTGTATATCAAGGAACAGCAACCTTATCCCAATCTGTGCGAAAAATATTTGAACATGGTTTTAATCCAGCTCAATCAAGGATTGAATATTTATATGCTCGCTTTTCGTCCTTTGTTTATGGTGGTGATGTATTAACAATAAGAGTTTTTAAAGATGAAAGTAATATAAATAATAATAAATTGTGTTTTGAAATAAAGACACCGAGGAATGATTATGCCATAAAAAACGGCGTAATTATTTTCGGAGGGTAG
- a CDS encoding UDP-glucose/GDP-mannose dehydrogenase family protein, producing the protein MKITVIGTGYQGLVVGTCFAESGHIVTCVDWDKERISLLKQGEIPIYEPGLSELVSRNIEEERLFFTDSLQEAVQNCLLVFLCMDPVLSYSTVDDIIKPVLDVVKIVARVMTGYRIIVNKMTLPPGTADKIKETLKENTPHPFDIVVNPDFLKQGTAVDDFLRPDRVVVGCEDVRVQEIMKEIYSPFLRTGRPLLLMSLRSAELSKYATAVMLAGRISIINQIADLCEVWGANISEVREAVGADSRIGQTFLFPGIGYGGIWLPRDLDLCMLFAKEKGISYYLFDAIQKVNKERCEKFLSMILEHYKGDLNGKTLAIWGASFKARTDDIREAPSIFIIEELLKKKAILRVFDPLAGPKLRERFGTQIEIAPKQYPPLEGAEGLLVLTEWNEFRRPDYERMAQLMKEKVIFDGRNLYTPKTMASYGFRYYSIGRPPVG; encoded by the coding sequence ATGAAAATTACAGTAATAGGAACGGGCTATCAAGGCTTGGTTGTAGGTACTTGTTTTGCTGAAAGTGGGCATATAGTAACCTGTGTTGATTGGGATAAAGAAAGGATTTCATTACTAAAACAAGGAGAAATCCCTATATATGAACCGGGATTAAGTGAACTGGTTTCGCGAAATATTGAAGAAGAACGGCTTTTTTTCACAGATTCTTTACAGGAAGCCGTTCAAAACTGTCTTCTTGTATTTTTATGTATGGACCCTGTGCTTTCATATTCGACAGTAGATGATATTATTAAACCTGTTTTAGATGTAGTAAAAATAGTTGCACGGGTTATGACAGGATATAGAATAATTGTAAATAAGATGACCTTACCCCCCGGGACAGCTGATAAAATTAAGGAAACATTAAAGGAGAATACACCGCATCCATTTGATATTGTGGTTAATCCTGACTTTTTAAAACAAGGAACGGCTGTGGATGATTTTCTTCGTCCTGACCGTGTAGTTGTGGGATGTGAGGATGTTCGGGTGCAGGAAATTATGAAAGAAATATACAGTCCTTTCTTGCGAACGGGTAGACCATTGTTATTAATGAGTTTGCGTAGTGCGGAATTGAGTAAATATGCAACCGCAGTGATGCTGGCTGGACGAATATCTATTATTAATCAGATAGCGGATTTATGCGAAGTTTGGGGAGCCAATATCAGTGAAGTCCGAGAAGCCGTTGGGGCGGATAGCCGTATAGGACAAACATTCTTATTCCCCGGTATCGGTTATGGTGGCATTTGGTTACCCCGAGATTTGGACTTATGTATGCTATTTGCCAAAGAAAAAGGAATATCCTACTATCTTTTTGATGCTATCCAGAAGGTAAATAAAGAGCGGTGTGAAAAGTTCTTATCTATGATACTGGAACATTATAAAGGGGATTTAAATGGAAAAACACTTGCAATTTGGGGGGCTTCATTTAAGGCAAGAACTGACGATATTCGGGAAGCCCCTTCGATTTTTATTATAGAGGAATTGCTAAAGAAAAAAGCAATATTGAGGGTTTTTGACCCTCTGGCAGGACCTAAACTACGAGAACGATTTGGTACTCAAATTGAAATCGCACCAAAACAATATCCTCCTTTAGAAGGGGCAGAAGGACTTTTAGTTCTGACAGAATGGAATGAATTTCGTCGTCCAGATTATGAACGCATGGCTCAATTAATGAAAGAAAAGGTGATATTTGATGGAAGAAACCTTTATACACCTAAAACAATGGCTTCTTATGGCTTCCGTTATTACAGTATTGGTAGACCTCCTGTAGGATAA
- a CDS encoding glycosyl hydrolase family 65 protein, producing the protein MVKKQYILLPIAFLSILLNSFSEDYLLPENFTRFEIPDDKEVGTVMTEYLWYHLFKRLGNGPTLFNKEYLLCADTWVNDFIEPHRNKTIQEVHREDLLSIRIDDEGYIDTHQHFSHAHDAGWPFPLWTQTYGQKDKGIGWHFQPLEQVPGWVGDNLRHAKNDSTCGENAIKQWELQNLISHGIIENKWKLETTGEGPSIITSIPNLNLSAKDIPFFQLRWKREIQSQSHLLPYIEWKRVGDSDFSPERRFYFYYQNTALSPPDWSHSHIPVYKHPLWNGTVDQIRICLAPEKCSGFFLIDSFFSLFDTRQTINNPIYILACKYYFNWTGDIDFLRQVINKMRMALQYQRKELGGDTNLCIVNPWVGHDGIPGYKITEKGKEFNIGHGIGNNYWDLLPFGGYDCYATNQYYASLLAMAEIEEVILKHPEWNIPRGALAIDPKELQEHAQKVREKAQSLFWDTYKKRFVACIDRNGDKHDYGFTFLNLDCIWYGTASNEQASEILKWLNGERIIESDTSKGADIYHWRFGPRATTLRNIDWYVFCWTGPEKIPWGGQVQDGGAVLGFSFYDLWARLHVLGPDNAWQRLKEIVEWEKEVRSAGGYRKYYEEGKQGTTLQGCNTPGGLGIDCEFFESSLLPSIFVYGFMGIILKADKLEINPKLPSHINNLTVKNIKYRNWVLNITATHSDLNVEVVSQIPQLPIKIKYIQKPLSGEMKETEKLISDVGVYTFN; encoded by the coding sequence ATGGTAAAGAAACAATATATATTATTACCTATTGCTTTTCTCTCAATCCTTTTGAATTCATTTTCGGAAGATTACTTATTGCCTGAAAATTTCACCCGTTTTGAAATTCCAGACGATAAAGAAGTAGGAACAGTAATGACGGAATATTTATGGTATCACCTTTTTAAGAGACTTGGAAATGGACCTACTCTTTTTAATAAAGAATACTTACTCTGTGCAGATACATGGGTAAACGATTTTATAGAACCTCATAGGAATAAAACTATACAGGAGGTTCACAGAGAAGACCTTTTATCTATCCGAATAGATGATGAAGGCTACATTGACACACATCAGCATTTTTCCCATGCACATGATGCTGGTTGGCCCTTTCCCTTATGGACACAAACCTACGGGCAAAAGGATAAAGGAATAGGTTGGCACTTTCAACCTCTGGAACAGGTTCCGGGTTGGGTTGGTGATAATCTCCGACATGCTAAAAATGATTCTACCTGCGGTGAGAATGCCATTAAACAATGGGAACTCCAAAATTTAATCTCACATGGTATCATTGAGAATAAGTGGAAATTAGAAACTACGGGGGAGGGTCCTTCAATAATAACTTCTATTCCTAATCTTAATTTAAGTGCTAAAGACATACCTTTTTTCCAGTTACGATGGAAAAGAGAAATACAATCCCAAAGTCATTTACTCCCTTATATAGAATGGAAAAGGGTTGGGGATAGCGATTTTTCTCCTGAAAGAAGATTTTATTTTTATTATCAGAACACTGCACTATCCCCCCCTGACTGGTCACATTCTCATATACCTGTTTACAAGCATCCACTATGGAACGGAACTGTTGACCAGATACGCATTTGTTTAGCCCCAGAAAAATGTTCGGGTTTCTTTTTGATTGATTCTTTTTTCTCTTTGTTTGATACTCGCCAAACTATAAATAATCCTATTTACATTCTCGCATGTAAATACTATTTCAATTGGACAGGCGACATAGATTTTTTACGGCAGGTAATAAATAAGATGCGAATGGCACTTCAATATCAACGGAAAGAATTAGGTGGCGATACGAACCTTTGTATTGTCAACCCATGGGTAGGGCATGACGGTATCCCCGGCTACAAAATCACTGAAAAGGGGAAAGAATTTAATATTGGGCACGGGATTGGAAATAATTACTGGGATTTACTCCCTTTTGGCGGTTATGATTGTTATGCTACCAACCAGTATTATGCATCACTCCTTGCCATGGCAGAAATAGAAGAGGTTATTTTGAAACACCCGGAATGGAATATCCCTCGTGGTGCTCTTGCCATTGATCCCAAAGAACTTCAAGAACATGCTCAAAAAGTACGCGAAAAAGCACAATCCTTGTTCTGGGATACATATAAAAAACGGTTTGTTGCATGTATTGACCGTAATGGAGATAAACATGATTACGGTTTTACTTTCTTAAATCTCGACTGTATCTGGTATGGAACCGCTTCTAATGAACAAGCATCCGAAATCTTAAAATGGTTGAATGGAGAACGAATTATTGAATCGGACACTTCAAAAGGTGCGGATATTTATCACTGGCGTTTTGGTCCTCGTGCAACTACCTTACGAAATATTGATTGGTATGTCTTTTGTTGGACAGGACCTGAAAAAATCCCATGGGGCGGACAGGTCCAAGATGGCGGGGCTGTATTGGGTTTTTCATTCTACGATTTATGGGCAAGATTGCATGTTTTAGGTCCCGATAATGCATGGCAACGGCTCAAAGAAATTGTAGAATGGGAAAAAGAAGTTCGTAGTGCCGGTGGATACAGAAAATACTATGAAGAGGGAAAACAAGGAACAACTTTGCAAGGCTGTAATACACCGGGTGGACTGGGAATTGATTGCGAATTTTTTGAAAGCAGTCTTTTGCCCTCTATTTTTGTCTACGGTTTTATGGGGATTATTCTAAAAGCGGATAAACTTGAAATAAATCCTAAATTACCATCTCATATTAACAATCTTACTGTAAAAAATATAAAGTATAGAAATTGGGTTCTAAATATCACAGCCACTCATTCTGATTTAAATGTAGAAGTCGTAAGTCAAATACCCCAACTGCCAATTAAGATAAAATACATTCAAAAACCTTTATCTGGTGAAATGAAAGAAACAGAAAAATTAATTTCCGATGTAGGTGTTTATACATTCAATTAA
- a CDS encoding PASTA domain-containing protein, whose translation MFRGLTSFGGTGKTTTELLNIDTFLNAGWDFDNVWHFPSKTQSYPQLKDTPLIQFINIPRLIDLTQTEANNALTEAGLSRGTVSVQCNTAYSAGVVFAQTPEESHLVAETYPVDISVSSGPCPTNVPNVVEFTIEQAEVILANANLLIGNVNYQCSNLYDEGIVLAQNPIAGTQVPEGSSVDITVSQGPCMTTVPYTIGLPQVEAEVLINASELTVTIVVECNDEIEAGIVFGQEPSAGTQVMTGTEVTIYVSSGPCVEGITEGEGVPEGILEGEGIIEGEGIEEGIVEGEGVPEGILEGEGIIEGEGIHEGTMEGEGIAEGIEEGEGIIEGEVITEHSADIDGDGKINLSELLRVIQFFNIRGYHCEEGTEDGYAPGLDGDHTCRPHASDYNPQDWQIDLGELLRLIQIFNIGHYYICPGMSEDGFCF comes from the coding sequence TTGTTCAGAGGTCTCACTTCTTTTGGAGGAACAGGAAAAACAACTACGGAATTATTAAATATAGACACATTTCTAAATGCAGGATGGGACTTCGATAATGTATGGCATTTCCCCTCCAAGACGCAGAGCTATCCCCAGTTAAAAGATACACCACTAATTCAATTTATTAATATTCCACGACTTATAGATTTAACCCAAACCGAAGCGAATAATGCCTTAACAGAAGCAGGATTGAGTAGAGGCACTGTATCAGTCCAATGTAATACGGCATACTCAGCAGGAGTGGTATTTGCTCAAACTCCTGAAGAGAGCCACCTTGTTGCAGAAACATATCCCGTGGATATATCTGTTTCATCAGGACCTTGTCCTACAAATGTTCCTAATGTAGTTGAGTTTACCATAGAGCAAGCAGAAGTAATACTTGCCAATGCAAATCTGTTAATAGGTAATGTCAATTATCAGTGTTCCAATCTGTATGATGAAGGGATTGTTTTAGCACAAAATCCAATAGCAGGAACTCAAGTCCCTGAAGGGTCTTCTGTGGATATTACAGTTTCTCAGGGACCCTGTATGACCACTGTGCCTTATACTATCGGATTACCACAGGTAGAGGCGGAAGTATTAATAAATGCAAGTGAATTAACTGTTACTATTGTGGTTGAATGTAATGATGAGATAGAGGCAGGTATCGTTTTCGGGCAAGAACCATCTGCAGGGACACAAGTGATGACAGGTACTGAGGTTACCATATATGTGTCAAGTGGTCCATGTGTTGAAGGAATAACCGAAGGCGAAGGTGTCCCTGAAGGTATTTTAGAAGGCGAAGGGATTATTGAAGGAGAAGGGATAGAAGAAGGGATTGTGGAAGGCGAAGGTGTTCCCGAAGGTATTTTAGAAGGAGAAGGAATAATCGAAGGAGAAGGGATACATGAAGGAACCATGGAAGGCGAAGGTATTGCAGAAGGGATAGAAGAAGGCGAAGGTATAATTGAAGGTGAAGTTATAACAGAGCATTCAGCAGATATAGATGGCGATGGGAAGATTAATTTGAGCGAACTTCTTCGAGTTATTCAATTCTTCAATATACGAGGTTATCATTGTGAAGAAGGGACTGAAGATGGTTATGCTCCGGGTTTAGATGGAGACCATACCTGTCGTCCACATGCGTCCGATTACAATCCACAAGATTGGCAGATTGACCTTGGAGAATTATTACGATTAATCCAGATATTTAACATTGGACATTATTACATTTGTCCAGGTATGAGTGAAGATGGTTTTTGTTTCTAG